A stretch of the Anaeromyxobacter sp. genome encodes the following:
- a CDS encoding glutamate--cysteine ligase — MSLDAKVHESPPVAGDAELVAWFRERERPRQDWKVGLEHEKIPLRAGTLEPVPYLGPAGIAAALEGFSRFGYEPFLEDGRIIASQRSGLTVSLEPGGQVELSGRPFADVHAVAAELDRHLEKCREVAGPLGLELLATGYRPWGTPSTVPWMPKNRYQVMRPFLRARGRLAEDMMAMTGSTQASFDFASERDMAEKLRVSLAAQPAVTALFANSPVVNGRDSGWQCYRVAVWEEVDPARSGLLAFAFEPGFEERAYRAYAEWALDVPMVFLRRDGAYLETGGATFRRFLAEGLHGQRPTLLDWEDHLSTLFPEVRVKGVVEVRATDACDAPMTRALLALWKGLLYDQQARDWAWDAVKRLGVPERRALMVTAGREGLRGRLPDGRTLGALAGTLLDAAEGGLCRQNACGDRGEDERKYLAPLRARAESRRTPADEALEAWRAGGDRGLAEHLRCA; from the coding sequence ATGTCGCTCGACGCCAAGGTCCACGAGAGCCCGCCGGTGGCCGGGGACGCCGAGCTGGTCGCCTGGTTCCGCGAGCGGGAGCGGCCGCGCCAGGACTGGAAGGTCGGGCTGGAGCACGAGAAGATCCCGCTCAGGGCCGGCACGCTCGAGCCGGTGCCCTACCTCGGCCCGGCCGGCATCGCCGCGGCGCTGGAGGGGTTCTCGCGCTTCGGCTACGAGCCCTTCCTGGAGGACGGCCGGATCATCGCCTCGCAGCGCAGCGGCCTGACGGTGTCGCTGGAGCCGGGCGGGCAGGTGGAGCTCTCCGGCCGCCCCTTCGCCGACGTGCACGCGGTGGCGGCCGAGCTCGATCGCCACCTGGAGAAGTGCCGCGAGGTGGCCGGGCCGCTCGGCCTGGAGCTGCTGGCCACCGGGTACCGGCCCTGGGGCACGCCGTCCACGGTGCCGTGGATGCCCAAGAACCGGTACCAGGTGATGCGCCCCTTCCTGCGCGCCCGCGGCCGGCTGGCCGAGGACATGATGGCCATGACGGGGTCCACCCAGGCCTCCTTCGACTTCGCCTCCGAGCGCGACATGGCCGAGAAGCTCCGGGTGTCGCTGGCGGCGCAGCCGGCGGTGACGGCGCTCTTCGCCAACTCGCCGGTGGTGAACGGGCGCGACTCGGGCTGGCAGTGCTACCGGGTGGCGGTCTGGGAGGAGGTCGACCCGGCGCGCTCGGGGCTGCTGGCCTTCGCCTTCGAGCCCGGCTTCGAGGAGCGGGCCTACCGGGCCTACGCCGAGTGGGCCCTCGACGTGCCCATGGTGTTCCTCAGGCGCGACGGCGCCTACCTCGAGACCGGCGGCGCCACCTTCCGGCGCTTCCTGGCCGAGGGGCTGCACGGCCAGCGGCCCACCCTGCTCGACTGGGAGGACCACCTCTCCACGCTCTTCCCGGAGGTGCGGGTCAAGGGGGTGGTGGAGGTGCGCGCCACCGACGCCTGCGACGCGCCCATGACCCGCGCGCTGCTGGCCCTGTGGAAGGGGCTGCTCTACGACCAGCAGGCGCGCGACTGGGCCTGGGACGCGGTGAAGCGCCTGGGCGTGCCGGAGCGGCGGGCCCTGATGGTGACGGCCGGTCGCGAGGGGCTGCGCGGGCGCCTGCCGGACGGCCGCACGCTCGGCGCCCTGGCCGGCACCCTGCTCGACGCCGCCGAGGGCGGCCTGTGCCGCCAGAACGCCTGCGGTGACCGGGGCGAGGACGAGCGCAAGTACCTGGCCCCGCTGCGCGCCCGCGCCGAGAGCCGCCGCACCCCGGCCGACGAGGCGCTGGAGGCCTGGCGGGCCGGCGGCGACCGGGGCCTGGCCGAGCACCTGCGCTGCGCCTGA